TCTTTGGAAATAAATTCTACCAATGGAGACACTTGATCTTTTTCTGCTACATGAAGTATCAAAGGATTATCCTGAGGTCGTCCTTTTGCTATAAATATTTTTTTAACTGCTTTTTCATCTAATCCATTGGCTCCTAATCCATATACAGTCTCCGTTGGAAAGGCCACTAAACCACCAGATTTAATTATATCAGCTCCTTTTTTTATTAAAGCTTTTTCTGGATTCTGTTTATTTACTTTGATTATAATAGTTTCTATCTTGTCCATAATTATCCTTCTTTTCTACTTTTATTTTCTCCTTATTATTATACATTACTTTGACTGTTTTTAAAAATATAATATCATTCCCACAATAAACCCCAATACAAATCCTATAGAGGAACCTCTCCCCTTGTGATAACTTTTTGCATTGGGTATTATTTCATCACATATTATATAAAGCATAGTACCTCCTGCAAAAGCTAAACAAATAGAAATAAGCATATTGGAAAACATTCCCACCCAAGCCCCTATAAAAGCTCCTATCCCTGTAGGAATTCCAATAAGCATGGTATATAGCATAAGTTTATTAGGAGTAACTTTGTTTATCTTAAGAGGAATAGCTAGTGCTAATCCTTCTGGTATATTATGTAAAAGCATTGCAACGGAAAGCATTGGTGCTAAATCTGACATAGTTAGAAAACTAGAACCTAATGCTAGTCCTTCTGGAAAATTATGAACCGCTATACTTATAGCTAAAATAAAACTAGATTTCATATTAGGGCTTTTAAATAACCTATTTATATTATTTTCAACCAATATTATAAGCCCTATACCTAACGCTATTCCCAATATGCTAAAATACAATCCTCCTAAAATAAATGATTCAGGCAGTAGATGAAATGTTACTATAAATAACATGAATCCACCAGTTAATCCTAATAAAAAACTTAATACTCTATGGCTTTCCTTTATAAATACAGAGATTAAACCTCCTATACCTGTTCCTACCATGCCTACAATAATTCCACACATTGTTATAATTCCTATCTCTTTCATATCCTCACCCTTTCTAATTTATTATTATTCCAAGGGTGAAGATATAAGAACTAGCATGAAATAAGACAAGGAAATTATCCTTGCCTTTTATATTAACCTACTTGTTTTAGTTTTTCAGCTTGATCAACAGTTATTAAAGCGTCTATTATTTCATCCAAATCTCCGTCTAAGAAATTTTCCAATCTATGAATTGTTTTATTAATTCTGTGATCTGTAACTCTCCCTTGAGGGAAATTATAAGTTCTAATTCTTTCAGATCTATCTCCAGTTCCTACTTGAGATCTTCTTGCCTCGGCTATTTCATCATGTTGTTCACTTAATACTTTGTCATATAATCTAGTTTTTAATATCTTCATTGCCTTATCCTTATTTTTATGTTGTGATTTTTCGTCTTGGCAAGATACCACTATCCCTGTAGGAATATGAGTTATCCTTACAGCAGAGTCAGTGGTATTTACATGCTGCCCACCTTTTCCTGAGGAACGGAATACATCTATCCTTAAATCATTAGGATTTATCTCTATGTCTATATCTTCTGCTTCAGGCAATACTGCTACTGTAGCTGTAGAAGTGTGAATTCTACCTCCAGATTCAGTAGTAGGCACTCTTTGAACCCTATGAACTCCTGATTCATATTTTAATCTACTATAAGCACCTTTACCCTTTATCATAAATATAACTTCTTTAAATCCTCCCACTTCCTGTTCATTACTACTCATAATCTCTATTTTCCAACCTCGTTTTTCTGCATACATGCTATACATTCTAAATAAATCTCCTGCAAATAATCCTGCTTCATCTCCTCCTGCACCAGCTCGTATTTCAACTATAACATTCTTCTCATCATTTGGATCTTTAGGTATAAGGAGTACCTTAAGTTCTTCTTCTAATTTTAATGTAGTTTCTTCTAATTCTGATATTTCATTTTTTAAAAGTTCTTTCATCTCATCATCTGCAGTTTCCTGTAGCATCTCCTTATCCTCTTTAAGGATCTTTTGTGCCTTTGTATATTCTCTATACTTAAATACTATAGGTTCTATTTCTGCATGTTCTTTTACCAATCTCTGCCATTCTTCTGTATTTTCTATTATTTTGGGATTTATTATCTTAAGACTTAATTCCTTATATTTATTTTCTAAAAAAGATAATTTTTCTAACATCCATATGCCTCCTTTCATCGTCTAATAATTAATATATTATCATACCCACTATACCAGCAGCAACTATTGCAATAATAGGATGCAAATTTTTAAATGAAACTAAACAAAATATTACAATTCCTATAATTAATCCTTTTATATCTATTATAGCATCTCTAAACACAGTTAAAGCTGCAGCAGTTACCAAACCTAATACTACTGGTCTTATTCCTCTAAAAGCATAATCCACATATGGAGATTTTCTAAATTTTGATAAGAAATGAGCTATTATAAGAATTATAATAACTGATGGTAGCACCACTCCCACTGTAGCTGCAATTGATCCTAATACTCCTGCCACCTTATATCCTACAAAAGTAGCAGAATTTACAGCTACTGGTCCTGGAGTCATCTCCACTATTGCTAATATATCTATAAATTCTTTTACTGTAAACCATCCATGAACCTCTATTATTTCTTTTTTTATCAATGGTAGCATTGCATACCCGCCACCAAATGTAAAAGCACCAATTTTGAAAAATGATAAAAATAATTTTAATATATTATTCATATGTTTTTCTCCTTATGGTTAAAGTAAAAAATAGCACCAATGGCTGATACCAATATTACAATTATAGGACTTATATCAAATACCACTATGGCTAAAACTGTAATAGCAGCTATTATCAATTTATATATATCCAACTTAGTACTTTTCCCTAATTTATATACTGCAGAAAATATCAAAGCAGCTACTGCAGGTCTTATCCCTAAAAACATCTTATCTATTATGGGGTTTTCTCTATATTGCCAAAAGAATTTGACTATGAGTAATATAATTGTAAAAGAAGGTAAAACTGTACCCAATGTGGAAATTATAGCTCCTTTTATTCCACAAAGCTTATAACCTACATAAGTGCTAGTATTAACTGCCACTGGTCCAGGAGTAACTTCTGCAACTGCCAATATATCCATAAACTCCTCTGGATCTAACCAATTATTTTTTTCCACTACTTCATCCTGTATAAGGGGGAGCATTGCATATCCACCACCAATGGTGAACGCACCAATTTTAAAAAAAGTGATAAAAAGTTTAAACAATAGTTTCACAAGGGGTCCCCTCCTCTACTATTTAGTCCCTAATACTACCCTATCTAATCCTTGTAAATCCTTCAATATCTCAATATCCTTAAATTCTTCTTTAACAAACATATCCTTTACTGCTTTTTCTTGATTGTACCCTATTTCAAGTATCAATAAGCCTTGGGGACATAGATAATCCTTTGATTTTGGAATTATCTTTCTAAAATAATCCAGTCCATCTTCTCCTCCAGATAGGGCTTCTATAGGTTCATATTCTTTTACTTCCCTTTGCAGCTTTTTTATTTCTTCATCAGAAATATATGGAGGATTGGAAGCAATTATATGAAATTTTCCTTCCATTCCCAATCCCTCTATTCCATGAAACAAATCTCCTTTATACAATTTCACATTGTTAAGATTAAATCTATCTTTATTTATACAAGCTACTTTCATTGGAATATCCCCTACATCTACTCCATATACATTTACATTTTTGCGATAATATGCCACAGAAAGTGCTATAGCACCACTTCCAAAGCCTAAATCCAGTAAATTTATAGGCCTTTTATCATATTTTTCATCAATAAATGTAAGGAGGTATTCCACTAAAATTTCTGTATCTGGTCTAGGAATTAAAACCCCTTCCTCTATATAAAAATCCAGCCCCATAAATTCCTTTTCATTAAGTATATATTGAATAGGATATCCTGTGGCCCTTTTTTCCATCAATTTTATAAATTCCTGTTCAATTTCAGGTTCAACTTCCTTTTCTCCATGGATATATATATAAACTTTATCAACTTTTAACAGTTTAGCAAGTACCAATACAGCTTCTAGATGGGGATTTCCATATTCCATTTCTCCTATTATATTTACCCCTTTTTTCAATAGACTATTTATGTCCATAAGTCATCTTCCTTGTTCTCCGTAAGCACTGCCTTCAATGCTTCAATGGCTACTTCAA
This portion of the Keratinibaculum paraultunense genome encodes:
- a CDS encoding ZIP family metal transporter, with product MKEIGIITMCGIIVGMVGTGIGGLISVFIKESHRVLSFLLGLTGGFMLFIVTFHLLPESFILGGLYFSILGIALGIGLIILVENNINRLFKSPNMKSSFILAISIAVHNFPEGLALGSSFLTMSDLAPMLSVAMLLHNIPEGLALAIPLKINKVTPNKLMLYTMLIGIPTGIGAFIGAWVGMFSNMLISICLAFAGGTMLYIICDEIIPNAKSYHKGRGSSIGFVLGFIVGMILYF
- the prfA gene encoding peptide chain release factor 1, producing MLEKLSFLENKYKELSLKIINPKIIENTEEWQRLVKEHAEIEPIVFKYREYTKAQKILKEDKEMLQETADDEMKELLKNEISELEETTLKLEEELKVLLIPKDPNDEKNVIVEIRAGAGGDEAGLFAGDLFRMYSMYAEKRGWKIEIMSSNEQEVGGFKEVIFMIKGKGAYSRLKYESGVHRVQRVPTTESGGRIHTSTATVAVLPEAEDIDIEINPNDLRIDVFRSSGKGGQHVNTTDSAVRITHIPTGIVVSCQDEKSQHKNKDKAMKILKTRLYDKVLSEQHDEIAEARRSQVGTGDRSERIRTYNFPQGRVTDHRINKTIHRLENFLDGDLDEIIDALITVDQAEKLKQVG
- a CDS encoding chromate transporter encodes the protein MNNILKLFLSFFKIGAFTFGGGYAMLPLIKKEIIEVHGWFTVKEFIDILAIVEMTPGPVAVNSATFVGYKVAGVLGSIAATVGVVLPSVIIILIIAHFLSKFRKSPYVDYAFRGIRPVVLGLVTAAALTVFRDAIIDIKGLIIGIVIFCLVSFKNLHPIIAIVAAGIVGMIIY
- a CDS encoding chromate transporter; translated protein: MKLLFKLFITFFKIGAFTIGGGYAMLPLIQDEVVEKNNWLDPEEFMDILAVAEVTPGPVAVNTSTYVGYKLCGIKGAIISTLGTVLPSFTIILLIVKFFWQYRENPIIDKMFLGIRPAVAALIFSAVYKLGKSTKLDIYKLIIAAITVLAIVVFDISPIIVILVSAIGAIFYFNHKEKNI
- the prmC gene encoding peptide chain release factor N(5)-glutamine methyltransferase, which gives rise to MDINSLLKKGVNIIGEMEYGNPHLEAVLVLAKLLKVDKVYIYIHGEKEVEPEIEQEFIKLMEKRATGYPIQYILNEKEFMGLDFYIEEGVLIPRPDTEILVEYLLTFIDEKYDKRPINLLDLGFGSGAIALSVAYYRKNVNVYGVDVGDIPMKVACINKDRFNLNNVKLYKGDLFHGIEGLGMEGKFHIIASNPPYISDEEIKKLQREVKEYEPIEALSGGEDGLDYFRKIIPKSKDYLCPQGLLILEIGYNQEKAVKDMFVKEEFKDIEILKDLQGLDRVVLGTK